The Oncorhynchus kisutch isolate 150728-3 unplaced genomic scaffold, Okis_V2 Okis02a-Okis13b_hom, whole genome shotgun sequence genome includes the window GTCAGGGAGTGAAAGAGATAACGTTATCACAATGGTTGTCGTGGTAAAGGTGGGCGGGACCGTGGGCCTACGAGGAGCATTAAGTTAAGGTCTACTTCCTGTGCCAGTTCCAGAGGTGGAGACTAGACGACGTCTTCCACTGTGCAGCTCAACACAACAGACTGACACGAAGAGGAACCGAGCCCTGCTTTAACTTCCTgttcacacattctctctctgatTAGCATCTACTGGTCTCCCTCACAGCTTCCTGCAGTCACTAGAACCAGCCTCTACTGGCCTCCCTCACAGCTTCCTGCAGTCACTAGAACCAGCCTCCCTCACAGCTTCCTACAGTCACTAGAACCAGCCTCCCTCACAGCCTCCTGCAGTAACTAGAACCAGCCTCCCTCACAGCTTCCTTCAGTCACTAGAACCAGTCTCTACTGGCCTCCCTCACGGTTTCCTTCAGTCACTACAACCAGCCTCAGCTGGCCTCCCTCACGGTTTCCTTCAGTCACTACAACCATCCTCTACTGGCTTCCCTCACAGCTTCCTTCAGTCACTACAACCAGCCTCCCTCACAGCTTCCTTCAGTCACTACAACCAGCCTCAGATGGCCTTCATTCAGAATATCTGGCCACAAACACACTATACTGGGACCATACAGTATAATTTATCATTTATTTCCCAAAGTAATGTGGACCCCACCCCAATATAAAAAGGCAAAGTTAATAAATGTTAAACTAACCCCACAACCCATTAGGAATCTACTCTACTTCTTTCCTTTAGAGGATCATTGGAGCTGGCTTGGTGGTGATAACACACCTAACCCTAATGACCCCTATGAACAACACACCTAACCCTAATGACCCCTATGAACAAGACACCTAACCCTAATGACCCCGCTATGACCCCTATGAACACACCTAACGCTAATGACCCCTATGAACAACACACCTAACCCTAATGACCCCTATGAACAAGACACCTAACCCTAATGACCCCGCTATGACCCCTATGAACACACCTAACCCTAATGACCCCTATGAACAACACACCTAACCCTAATGACCCCGCTATGACCCCTATGAACAACACACCTAACCCTAATGACCCTGCTATGACTCCTATGAACAACACACCTAACCCTAATGACCCCTATGAATAACACACCTAACCCTAATGACCCCGCTATGACCCCTATGAACACACCTAACCCTAATGACTCCTATGAATAACACACCTAACCCTAATGACCCCGATATGACCCCTATGAATAACACTAGGATTATGTAGGACACACCCCTATGCATCAGAGGGCCCAATGAGGTCAGTTTCCTGGCAAGGTAAGGTTTATAGAAAACCTAAAGCCCTGGATCAACCAGAGGGCCACAGCTCTACTGCTGCATCACAAAGTAAACAGGCCAcacccttctcttcccctctctctctctctctctctctcctagtggcCCACCGGGCCGCTGAGCCAGCCGCCACCGGGCCGCTGAGCCAGCCGCCACCGGGCCGCTGAGCCAGCCGCCACCGGGCCGCTGAGCCAGCCGCCACCGGGCCGCTGAGCCAGCCGCCACCGGGCCGCTGAGCCAGCCGCCACCGGGCCGCTGAGCCAGCCGCCACCGGGCCGCTGAGCCAGCCGCCACCGGGCCGCTGAGCCAGCCGCCACCGGGCCGCTGAGCCAGCCGCCACCGGGCCGCTGAGCCAGCCGCCACCGGGCCGCTGAGCCAGCCGCCACCGGGCCGCTGAGCCAGCCGCCACCGGGCCGCTGAGCCAGCCGCCACCGGGCCGCTGAGCCAGCCGCCACCGGGCCGCTGAGCCAGCCGCCACCGGGCCGCTGAGCCAGCCGCCACCGGGCCGCTGAGCCAGCCGCCACCGGGCCGCTGAGCCAGCCGCTACCGGGCCGCTGAGCCAGCCGCTACCGGGCCGCTGAGCCAGCCGCTACCGGGCCGCTGAGCCAGCCGCTATAATTCCATGAATGGCGCGGTATCCAACCAgccacccaggaggccctgaAATCAACTATTTAATTCCCTTTGCCAACGACAAGGAGGCACGCAGAACGGCAACTCCTCTATTTAAAAAAGGGGACAATGAGCTGTCCAAATCAGCTGTCCAAAAAGACGACTCAATGATTGTTATTTTCTAGACAGAAGATACAAAAAAATTGTTGTTTCACTTCATTTCATTCAATTCAACCCCAGACATCCTTCAGGACTGAAACACTGTCTAAAGTACTGTCACCCTGATTCATCAAAGACTGTCACATCCCCCCAAAATAAAAGAAGTAGACGGCCCATTACGCCACAAAAGGTTGATATCAAAACATCTACCTGttccccaacacagacacacacacccgtctacctgttccccaacacagacacacacacccgtctacctgttccccaacacagacacacacacccgtctacctgttccccaacacagacacacacacccgtctacctgttccccaacacagacacacacacccgtctacctgttccccaacacagacacacacacccgtctacttgttccccaacacagacacacacaccagtctacctgttccccaacacagacacacacaccagtctacctgttccccaacacagacacacacacccgtctacctgttccccaacacagacacacacacccgtctacctgttccccaacacagacacacacacccgtctacctgttccccaacacagacacacacaccagtctacctgttccccaacacagacacacacaccagtctacctgttccccaacacagacagacctgtctacctgttccccaacacagacagacctgtctacctgttccccaacacagacagacctgtctacctgttccccaacacagacagaccTGTCTACCTGTTCCCCAACACACACCCGTCTACCTTTTCCCCAAAACACACACCTGTCTTCCTGTTCCCCAACACAGACACCTGATTGGCTAGCACAAAGGGACTTATCACAGGGCTTACCGGCTTTCTCCTCTCCAACCGCCACCTCGGCTAAGTAGCGGTAGTAATCTCCTTTCATTTTCAAATAGAACACTTTACTCTCGGCCGGAGTAGCATTGGGGATGAGGAACTGGTTCAGAAGaccctgtagagagagagacagacggaagACAAGTTTTTGTTAGAAATATGCAAATCAGACACCCAGCCACCACACTCCGTTATTTACATGTGAATTGTTGGCTCTAGTCTACAGCACCGTCATTTGCAGCTCTGCAAAAGGTATCACCTAACATTGTATAGGCAGGTCTAGACCCCCCAGCACCAGTTTCTCTGGAAATCACATCTAGTCGTGTGATGTAGTAGTAGAGAGTTGTAGTTTCCAGCTGTGTGATGTagtaagggagttgtagtttccaactgtgtgatgtagtagtaGAGAGTTGTAGTTTCCAGCTGTGTAATGTAGTAGGGAGTTTTAGTTTCcagctgtgtgatgtagtagtgaGTTTTAGTTTCcagctgtgtgatgtagtagtagggagttgtagtttccagctgtgtgatgtagtagggagttgtagtttccagctgtgtggtgtagtagtagggagttgtagtttccagctgtgcgatgtagtagggagttgtagtttccaacaggccaatattctacacacagtgcattcggaaagtattcagaccccttgactttgtccacgttgttacgttagagccttattctaaatgcaTCAATCTAtatacaatactccataatgacaaagcaaaaacaggtttagagatTTATGAAAACTTAAAATTAAACCGTAAATGTTAcaataacataagtattcagacccttaactcagtactttgttgaagcccctttggcagtaATGCCCTGAACCACCCGACTCCTCTAGAACCACATGATTGACTCATCTAGAACGTGGATCCCCGAACTCGGTCCTTGGGGCCcaccctgggtgagagagagagagacatcccctgggtgagagagagagagagagagagacatcccctgggtgagagagagagagagagagagagacatcccctgggtgagagagagagagagacatcccctgggtgagagagagagagagagagagagacatcccctgggtgagagagagagagagagagagagacatcccctgggtgagagagagagagagacatcccctgggtgagagagagagagagagagagacatcccctgggtgagagagagagagagacatcccctgggtgagagagagagagagagacatcccctgggtgagagagagagagagagacatcccctgggtgagagagagagagaggagacatcccctgggtgagagagagagagagagacatcccctgggtgagagagagagagagagacatcccctgggtgagagagagagagagagacatcccctgggtgagagagagagagacatcccctgggtgagagagagagagacatccctgggtgagagagagagagagagagacatcccctgggtgagagagagagagagagagagacatcccctgggtgagagagagagagagagagagagacatcccctgggtgagagagagagagagagagagagacatcccctgggtgagagagagagagagagagagagagagacatcccctgggtgagagagagagagagacatcccctgggtgagagagagagagagagagacatcccctgggtgagagagagagagagagacatccctgggtgagagagagagagagacatcccctgggtgagagagagagagacatccccctgggtgagagagagagagagagacatcccctgggtgagagagagagagagacatcccctgggtgagagagagagagagagagacatcccctgggtgagagagagagagagagacatcccctgggtgagagagagagagagagagacatcccctgggtgagagagagagagagacatcccctgggtgagagagagagacatcccctgggtgagagagagagacatcccctgggtgagagagagagacatcccctgggtgagagagagagacatcccctgggtgagagagagagagagagacatcccctgggtgagagagagagagagagacatcccctgggtgatagagagagagagagacatcccctgggtgagagagagagagagacatcccctgggtgagagagagagagagacatcccctgggtgagagagagagagagacatccctgggtgagagagagagagagagacatcccctgggtgagagagagagagagagacatcccctgggtgagagagagagagagagacatcccctgggtgagagagagagagagagagagagagagagacatcccctgggtgagagagagagagagagacatcccctgggtgagagagagagaagacatcccctgggtgagagagagagagagagaggacatcccctgggtgagagagaggagagagacatccctgggtgagagagacacccctggtgagagagagagagagagcatcccctgggtgagagagagagagagagagagacatcccctgggtgagagagagagagagacatcccctgggtgagagagagacatcccctgggtgagagagagagagagagacatcccctgggtgagagagagagagagagagacatcccctgggtgagagagagagagagacatcccctgggtgagagagagagagacatcccctgggtgagagagagagagagagagacatcccctgggtgagagagagagacatcccctgggtgagagagagagagagagagacatcccctgggtgagagagagagagagagagagagagagacatccccctgggtgagagagagagagagagagacatcccctgggtgagagagagagagagagacatcccctgggtgagagagagagagagagagagagagagagacatccctgggtgagagagagagagagagagacatcccctgggtgagagagagagagagagagagacatcccctgggtgagagagagagagagacatcccctgggtgagagagagagagagagaccatcccctggggtgagagagagagagagagacatcccctgggtgagagagagagagagagacatcccctgggtgagagagagagagggacatcccctgggtgagaagaacatcccctgggtgagagagagagagagagacatcccctgggtgagagagagagagagacatcccctgggtgagagagagagagagagacatcccctgggtgagagagagagagagacatcccctgggtgagagagagagagagacatcccctgggtgagagagagagagagacattcccctgggtgagagagagagagagagacatcccctgggtgagagagagacatcccctgggtgagagagagagagagacatcccctgggtgagagagagagacatcccctgggtgagagagagagagacatcccctgggtgagagagagagagagagacatcccaaagcttgatgagttggtttatttgaatcagctgtgttgtgctagggcaaaaaccaggtggtgtctctctctctctcacctgagaCACCTGTCCCTCTCAGAGTGTCTCTACAACGGGACCGACAGGTGAGGAATGGTCTAACGAGCTGAACGAGGCCCTACGAACTGGCTAACAGCTAATTACACTGAGCTGATTACTGTCAGACCAGGGCTCTAACCAGGCAGGCAGGAAAACCTCAATCATttcaagagggagggagggacaaggttTGGGTGAGAGCCCCAGTCGTAGCACCTCTCGTCAATAGCTTTACATAGCAAACTGGTTGGCGGAAATTAGAGAGCACCTCCCCTTCCCCAGTCGTCTTACCAGCACATCGTTACAGATCTCCTTCAGTTCCTTCTCTATCTTCTCCCTGTACTCCTTGGCCATGGCCTGCTTCTTCTCGCTGCCCTCAGTCTTCTGCTCGATGCTGGACACCACCCTCCAGGAGGAACGCCGAGCGCCCACCACGTTCTTATAGGCCACAGAGAGGAGGTTCCGCTCCTCGTTGGACAACTGGGTGCCTTCCTCCGTCACAGCCTTCATGGAGGCCGCCATGTCGTCGTAGCGCTCGGCCTGCTCCGCCAGCTTGGCCTTCTGGACCAGCTCCTTCTGAACCACCTCGCTCTTGTCAACCATGGCTACTCAGGactgaggacagagaagaagaaacaTGGCTGCCATGGTTACTggggactgaggagagagagaagaaacatgtcaaccatggttactgggggactgaggagagagagaagggactgaGAAGAGAGATAAGGGactgagaagagagaagaaggaacacgtcaaccatggttactagggactgaggagagagagaagaaacatgtcaaccatggttactaggGACTGAGGAGGGAGAAGAATAAATATCAGCCATGGTTACTAGGGACTGAGGAGGGAGAAGAATAAATATCAACCATAGTTACCAGGGTCTGAGGAGAGAGAATAATAAATATCAACCTTGGTTACTAGGGACTGACGAGGGAGAAGAAGAAAAGTAGCCATGGTTACTAAggaccgaggagagagaagaaacatgtcaaccatggttactagggaccgaggagagagaagaaacatgtcaaccatggttactagggaccgaggagagagaagaaacatgtcaaccatggttactagggaccgaggagagagaagaaacatgtcaaccatggttactagggaccgaggagagagaagaaacatgtcaaccatggttactagggaccgaggagagagaagaataaatatcaaccatggttactagggaccgaggagagagaagaataaatatcaaccatggttactagggactgaggaaggagaagaagaaacaTGTCAACCATAGTTACCAGGGTCTGAGGAGAGAGAATAATAAATATCAACCATGGTTACtagggactgaggagagagaagaagaaacataTCAACACCATGGTTACCAGggaccgaggagagagaagaagaaacataTCAACACCATGGTTACCAGggaccgaggagagagaagaagaaacataTCAACACCATGGTTACCAGggaccgaggagagagaagaaacatgtcaaccatggttactagggaccgaggagagagaagaaacatgtcaaccatggttactagggaccgaggagagagaagaaacatgtcaaccatggttactagggaccgaggagagagaagaaacatgtcaaccatggttactagggaccgaggagagagaagaaacatgtcaaccatggttactagggaccgaggagagagaagaaaacatgtcaaccatggttactagggaccgaggagagagaagaaacatgtcaaccatggttactagggaccgaggagagagaagaaacatgtcaaccatggttactagggaccgaggagagagaagaaacatgtcaaccatggttactagggaccgaggagagagaagattaaacatgtcaaccatggttactagggaccgaggagagagaagaaacatgtcaaccatggttactagggaccgaggagagagaagattaaacatgtcaaccatggttactagggaccgaggagagagaagattaaaCATATCAACACCATGGTTACCAGggaccgaggagagagaagaagaaacctGTCTACACCATGGTTACTAGGGAccgaggagagaagaagaaacatgtcaaccatggttactagggaccgaggagagaagaagaaacatgtcaaccatggttactagggaccgaggagagagaagaaacatgtcaaccatggttactagggaccgaggagagagaagaaacatgtcaaccatggttactagggaccgaggagagagaagattaaaCATATCAACACCATGGTTACCAGggaccgaggagagagaagaagaaacctGTCTACACCATGGTTACTAGGGCccgaggagagaagaagaaacatgtcaaccatggttactaggGACTGAGGAGAGAAATGTTGGCATGGCATGTGTCTGGAATGGCTGATACAATACAGGAGAGAAATGTTGGCATGTCGTACAGGGTAAAGCTGCAGTTGAGCGCCCCTGGACGGAGAGCAAGTGTCCTACTCAAGGGCACACTGGTAAAGGATTGTTGTTACAATCTGAACCCAGAAGCCCTGCAGTTACCAGCTCCATTCCCAGCGCACGACTCGGGATTCAAATTGACAACTGCCCACACCAACACGGAACAAAGTCCAGGAAATCTAACCTATAGCTAGCACCAAAGCAAACAACTCATAAACTCAGGGTAATtcctgataaataaataaaaacaaccaCCAGAAAAAGTTTAAATATCACTAAACGTAGCCGTTTGTTCTTCATGTAATCTAGAAACGAAAGTGAGGTGCGGTTGTGATCCACAATGTAACAAATGCAAAGTATAAACCAGGACCGCCCAAAACAGACAGCAGTGAGAATAGTTCTACACCGAATCAATAACCGACATCTGCTGGTACCATGCAGAATGGCCCACGGGTCTACAGACAACACTGATGTACCACGTTCAATCAATCCCATATTTTCCATTCCGTAATATATACACATGTAGACTAGCCTGGTACTGTGGCTTGGGGGTCATGTGAGACGTGCACTGTGGATTTCCGCTAACACGCTATGGCGCCTTCGCGCTGGAAACATTATCCAGGTTAAGACCTGATATGTACGACACCCCAGTGAAAGCACACTAGCCTGGTTCCTACCGTGTAAAGAAAAACGCGGATGTGCATTCACTCCCTGCCATGCCACACCCATGTTGTACCTGTTGTAAACGATTAGCACAGAATGGCAAGCATTTACACACACAGATGGCGATGGACATACTGTACAATTCATGTACTGTTAGTTAGCTACATTGAATGTCCAACGTTAAGATTGATTCATCGCTGAGTTCGCTATAAATGGCCAACCGGAGGATGTCGTCCCCGCCTTAAAATGACAACGGTATTACTACTGTTTCTCATTTCTCACCCGGAAAGTACTAGTGAACCCGGCATTGCTCACAATCAAACCGTGCCTGGGACATAGCTAAGCTACGATCGATCAAAATGAAAGGGTTTTAAATAGTCAGATTAGGTTTGCTATTTTATTTATACGAGTTAGTTAGCTAACAAGGCCGCTAACTGAGTTATCCATGCGAGTAAAGTGTTGGTCGTGATCTGCCTCCAAAAAACCGACGggggattttttaaatgtttattccaACGACAACATGTTTTAAATATCAAATAACTGTTTTGAGTCAGTAAACGACGAATACTGGGTCCAAAAACGGTTTTATatttagctagtgagccagctaGGTTTGTGCCGACCAAGCCCATGTTGAATAAACTCAGTTGGTTTAGCCGAGCTACATGTCTGCTATTGCTAACTAAATTCAACAGATTAGCTAACATGCAATTGTCGACCACAATAGGTAGAAAAAGAAAAAGGTAACTACTTGAAACCAACTCGAAACCTGACAAGATGCACACAAAAAAAACCTGTCCTAGCGAGAACAAACCCCCCAAAGAAACAAAACAGGTAGCTATTGTTCTTTGGCTCGGCTAGCTACAttcctagctaacgttagccacctgaCAAAAAACTAACTGGATCTCTAACCGTTACATATACTACCCGCTATTTTTCCCTCAAAGTAAGATCCATTgtgaacacatacatacatcaaaacatttgttaaaCGTGAATCTAACATGACTTTTTTTTAACTTAGAACAGGCCTCTTACCTGAGTGCAAAGGGCTAGTGGTGTTGTCGGTGTGGCTCGCTAGCTACGTTACACAGCTGCTTCTCTCACAACCGGTCTGAATGTCGAGTCCACGGGGTTTCCCTCCAATCACACCCCAGCAGCAGGGACGCACTGGgggtcactagttaccacagccacaaagtcatgttttttatttattgtgaacacaacaaataaaataaaaacagtcagatttgatttgattttttatttattttattatgaaCAACaacaaattttaaaaaacaaagtcagattttttatttatattttatttattatgaACACATAATAAATAATATgactaatataataatataatatgcttattatatttatatattatattatatatgccCCGCTTATTTCTAAAAAAATGTATCTTATTAAAaatctgataaaaaaaaaaaaaaaaatacctttAAAACACACTGCTCACATTATTCCTTAACCTTAAATGAAAGACCAAAAAGAAACGTTTTTTTGTTTTGTGCTTTCAATGAATTTATATGATTATAGCCAATCTGGACTTTactggctgtggtaactagtgacaacagCAGGGAGCGGGTGACGTCAAAGGATACCATGGCAACCCGTGATTGACGTGATGGTTTACCGACCGTTCGATGAGAAACTCCTTTATCAGAAGAGGTGTAGGGCAGGCTATGAGAAGATGTTGGTTTTGCAACCTATTTAAATTATAATAAAAATATACTTATATACCCTACCTGTGATTGATTATCTCACCGCTGTCACCTACATAGCAATTTGGGGGAATAGTCAGAATGGGGGCGTAAAACCACTTAACAGGTAAAAATGTCAGAATCTTCTATGTTGAACAAACATGTGGTATTGACAGTCTAATACATGTAGATCATTTGCGAGTGTTTGAGGACGTCACAAACGACCTaactagaacacagaacacagagtttGCCTGATAGAAGGTCTAtttctgttctccagtcagtttccATGGGGAAAGTGGTTCTATTTTTACCGAGTCACATGTTCTCCCCTAAGACTGGGATATTAAGCCGGTAACCTATTTAAGATCTCTGACTGATAGTTCAGttcagactgactgacagacagacagacagacagattaattTGAGTGTCAATATCAATTAAACCTAACATTTTACTGGAAAGGGCTGTGGCTAGGAGTGGTTttgagatagagggagagtgagtgagtcagtgtgtgtttctgttgaaTGACTGGTAGagtaggttctctctctctctctctctctctctctctctctctctctctctctctcctctctctctctctctctctctctctctctctctctctctctctctctctctctctctctctgtctctttctctctgtctctctctctccctctctctctctacagacttacacacactcacaatcaatcaatcaaatgtatttataaagccctttttacatcagctgatatctcaaagtgctgtacagaacccagcctaaaaccccaaacagcaagcaatgcaggtgtagaagcacggtggctaggaaaaactccctagaaaggccattaCCTAGGaagaaaacctagagaggaaccaggctatgagggtggccagtcctcttctggctgtgctgggtggagattataacagaacatggccaagatgttgaaatgttcataaatgaccagcatggtccaataataataatcacagaagttgtcgagggtgcagcaagtcagcacacacacacacacacacacacacacacaacacacacacacacacacacacacacacacacacacggacacacaggaGTAGTGAGTGACACACTGACAAAGGTGACAACTCCCTGAGATTCCCATGATGtttgtgatagagagagagagagaggcagggagagcgaaagagagagagagagagagagagaggggaagagagagagagagagagaggggagggagagagagagagaggcacggagggagaaagagagagagagagagagagagagagggagagagagagagggg containing:
- the LOC109876793 gene encoding 14-3-3 protein beta/alpha-A-like; translation: MVDKSEVVQKELVQKAKLAEQAERYDDMAASMKAVTEEGTQLSNEERNLLSVAYKNVVGARRSSWRVVSSIEQKTEGSEKKQAMAKEYREKIEKELKEICNDVLGLLNQFLIPNATPAESKVFYLKMKGDYYRYLAEVAVGEEKAAIIGNSQEAYKDAFEISKKDMQPTHPIRLGLALNFSVFYYEILNSPEQACKLAKTAFDDAIAELDSLSEDSYKDSTLIMQLLRDNLTLWTSDNQGDGEDAEEGRD